The Clupea harengus chromosome 6, Ch_v2.0.2, whole genome shotgun sequence genome contains a region encoding:
- the LOC116220747 gene encoding uncharacterized protein LOC116220747 — MLWICTILLIHMYKAHDVIQLNRVTEAAPGDAVTLHCFFPVAFQQETLSWYKQTLGQKPFWVARSFRATTSWNPSFSEDSQNGRINIQKSEGTFNLTIANLTSSDEATYYCAGTLHKQVTFGNGTFLALKGFNHSYIEDRAFFCAVANCGQMNTEKKTVLDTEKAVDPVVYGLVAVSGLCFVLICSLIYQDRKHKHVKEVKSQQVHTDRSFRDPSSGQDAEELINYAALHLSNNKLKRGKKKKDLPSERIYSDVRG, encoded by the exons ATGCTTTGGATATGTACAATCCTTCTTATCCACATGT aCAAAGCACATGATGTTATTCAATTAAATCGAGTAACAGAAGCTGCACCTGGAGATGCAGTGACTTTACATTGCTTTTTTCCTGTGGCTTTCCAACAAGAAACACTGTCCtggtacaaacaaacactgggacaAAAGCCTTTTTGGGTGGCTAGGTCTTTTAGAGCCACTACATCCTGGAATCCTTCGTTTTCTGAAGACTCTCAAAATGGACGGATTAACATACAGAAGTCTGAGGGAACATTCAATCTGACCATCGCAAACCTCACATCATCTGATGAAGCAACGTATTACTGCGCAGGGACATTGCATAAACAGGTTACATTTGGAAATGGAACGTTTTTGGCTCTCAAAG GTTTTAACCACAGCTATATTGAGGATAGAGCATTCTTCTGCGCAGTGGCCAACTGTGGACAAATGAACACTGAAAAGAAGACAGTTTTGGACACAG aAAAAGCTGTGGATCCTGTTGTCTATGGGTTGGTTGCTGTGTCGGGACTGTGTTTTGTGCTCATATGTTCCTTAATTTACCAAGACAGGAAACATAAACATGTCAAAG AAGTGAAGTCTCAGCAagttcacacagacaggtcCTTCAGAGATCCATCAAGTGGTCAG GATGCTGAAGAACTGATCAATTATGCTGCCTTGCACTTATCGAATAACAAactgaaaagaggaaagaagaagaaggaccTTCCTAGCGAGAGAATATACTCCGATGTCAGAGGTTAA